In Stenotrophomonas sp. 610A2, one DNA window encodes the following:
- the flgA gene encoding flagellar basal body P-ring formation chaperone FlgA — protein sequence MRLLLSICLLLPSLAGATAFQPVESIRAAALATLGAGESGEANLDANLRLPACTQPLQAKVTANTTVEVACPQAGGWRLFVPVKVRREQQVLVLARGVAAGETLAAADISSVKRDTARLAGAVLLKPEAAVGRVARRALSAGSLLSATDLVAPRTVRRGDNVALVSRRGGVEVRMAGKALGDAGEGERVSVENLSSRRVMQGIATPGGDVLVSR from the coding sequence ATGCGCTTACTCCTATCTATTTGCCTGCTGTTGCCTTCACTGGCCGGCGCTACCGCTTTCCAGCCGGTGGAGTCGATCCGTGCTGCGGCCCTGGCCACGTTGGGGGCAGGGGAGAGCGGCGAAGCCAATCTCGATGCCAATCTGCGGCTGCCGGCGTGCACCCAGCCTTTGCAGGCCAAGGTAACCGCCAACACGACCGTGGAGGTCGCCTGTCCGCAGGCGGGCGGTTGGCGCTTGTTCGTGCCGGTCAAAGTGCGCCGTGAGCAGCAGGTACTGGTGTTGGCCCGGGGCGTGGCGGCTGGAGAAACGCTGGCAGCGGCCGATATAAGCAGCGTCAAGCGCGACACGGCACGCTTGGCCGGCGCCGTGCTGTTGAAGCCGGAGGCGGCCGTGGGCCGGGTGGCACGGCGTGCATTGAGTGCCGGTAGCCTGCTGTCGGCGACCGATCTGGTTGCGCCCCGCACCGTCCGCCGCGGCGATAATGTCGCCCTGGTGTCCCGCCGCGGCGGGGTCGAAGTGCGTATGGCAGGCAAGGCCCTGGGCGACGCTGGAGAAGGGGAGCGGGTGTCGGTCGAGAACCTGTCTTCACGCCGGGTGATGCAGGGTATCGCCACACCCGGTGGCGACGTGCTGGTCAGCCGATAA
- the flgM gene encoding flagellar biosynthesis anti-sigma factor FlgM, with protein MSQKIDGGIAVAAQLRSVAINTKVAAAGDAKPKPVEAADSVRLTGEATQLQAVQRELSAAPAIDQARVQAVRESLENGSYKINPDAIASRMLGLDQQLQG; from the coding sequence ATGAGCCAGAAAATCGACGGTGGTATTGCAGTCGCAGCGCAGTTGCGCAGTGTGGCCATCAACACCAAGGTGGCCGCCGCAGGCGACGCCAAGCCCAAGCCGGTGGAGGCAGCCGACAGCGTGCGCCTGACCGGCGAAGCGACCCAGCTGCAGGCCGTACAGCGTGAGCTGAGCGCCGCTCCGGCCATCGACCAGGCACGCGTGCAGGCAGTGCGCGAGTCGTTGGAGAACGGCAGCTACAAGATCAACCCGGACGCGATCGCATCGCGCATGCTGGGCCTGGACCAGCAGCTGCAGGGATGA
- a CDS encoding flagellar protein FlgN: MNLSMGDPLQRLSEALDREQRALAEHDVPALVAATGNKLEALRELERQPPLHEAERLKELAERNHANGVLLARRRREVNWALRQLGRSEAAPSYDAKGQAQTVHSRRPLAVA; the protein is encoded by the coding sequence ATGAACCTCTCCATGGGCGACCCGTTGCAGCGTCTGAGCGAAGCGCTTGACCGCGAACAGCGCGCCTTGGCTGAGCACGACGTGCCGGCCCTGGTGGCAGCAACCGGCAACAAGCTGGAGGCCCTGCGTGAGCTGGAGCGGCAGCCGCCGCTGCACGAGGCCGAACGCCTGAAGGAACTTGCCGAACGCAACCACGCCAATGGCGTACTGCTGGCGCGCCGCCGACGCGAGGTCAATTGGGCCTTGCGCCAACTCGGTCGCAGCGAAGCTGCACCTTCTTACGATGCCAAGGGGCAGGCGCAGACCGTCCATTCGCGGCGGCCTTTGGCCGTCGCCTGA